The following proteins are encoded in a genomic region of Porphyrobacter sp. CACIAM 03H1:
- a CDS encoding exodeoxyribonuclease VII small subunit, with protein sequence MDEGTSSPAAAAPDISAMSFEQALAALEAIVQQLERGDVPLVQSITLYERGEALRAACQQRLDAAQARIERIVTAADGRAAGTRPFDTEG encoded by the coding sequence ATGGACGAGGGCACTTCATCACCGGCCGCCGCCGCGCCGGACATTTCCGCCATGAGCTTCGAACAGGCGCTCGCCGCCCTCGAGGCGATCGTGCAGCAGCTCGAACGCGGCGACGTGCCGCTCGTCCAGTCGATCACTCTCTACGAACGCGGCGAGGCCCTGCGCGCGGCGTGCCAGCAGCGGCTCGACGCGGCGCAGGCGCGGATCGAGCGGATCGTCACCGCCGCCGATGGCCGCGCCGCCGGCACGCGACCCTTCGACACGGAGGGCTGA
- the queA gene encoding tRNA preQ1(34) S-adenosylmethionine ribosyltransferase-isomerase QueA: MKVDLFDFELPPERIALRPVRPRDAARMLVVRGADAPFEDCGVRDLPTLLDPGDVLVFNDTRVIPAQLEGRRADGEAKIGATLHKRIDLRRWQAFLKNAKRVKIGDQLVFGGGVTALAEERHEDGSLTLFFEGEEPVEVLLDRAGTMPLPPYIASKRGVDAQDLEDYQTMFAREEGAVAAPTASLHFTQRLVDAIDAAGIGRATLTLHVGAGTFLPVKADDTDDHRMHAEFGRISQETADRLNAARAAGGRIIAVGTTVLRLLESAVDENGIIQPFAGDTAIFITPGYKLKAVDGLMTNFHLPKSTLMMLVSALMGRERMMAAYAHAIANEYRFYSYGDSSLLLP, encoded by the coding sequence ATGAAAGTTGACCTGTTCGATTTCGAGCTTCCGCCCGAGCGCATAGCGCTGCGTCCCGTGCGCCCGCGCGATGCGGCGCGGATGCTGGTGGTGCGGGGGGCTGATGCCCCCTTCGAGGACTGCGGGGTGCGCGACCTCCCGACCCTTCTCGATCCCGGCGACGTGCTGGTGTTCAACGACACCCGCGTGATCCCCGCCCAGCTCGAGGGCCGCCGCGCCGACGGTGAGGCGAAGATCGGCGCGACGCTGCACAAGCGCATCGACCTGCGTCGCTGGCAGGCCTTCCTCAAGAACGCGAAGCGCGTGAAGATCGGCGATCAGCTGGTGTTCGGCGGCGGGGTCACCGCCCTAGCCGAGGAGCGCCACGAGGACGGCTCGCTCACCCTGTTCTTCGAGGGCGAGGAGCCGGTCGAAGTCCTGCTCGACCGCGCCGGCACCATGCCGCTGCCGCCCTATATCGCCTCCAAGCGCGGGGTCGATGCGCAGGACCTCGAGGATTACCAGACGATGTTCGCGCGCGAGGAAGGGGCCGTCGCCGCGCCCACGGCCTCGCTGCATTTCACCCAGCGCCTTGTCGATGCGATCGACGCCGCCGGGATCGGGCGGGCGACGCTGACGCTGCACGTGGGGGCGGGCACCTTCCTGCCGGTCAAGGCGGACGACACCGACGACCACCGGATGCACGCCGAGTTCGGCCGCATCTCGCAGGAGACCGCCGACCGCCTCAACGCCGCGCGCGCTGCCGGGGGGCGGATCATCGCGGTCGGCACCACGGTCCTGCGCCTGCTGGAAAGCGCGGTGGACGAGAACGGCATCATCCAGCCCTTCGCCGGCGACACCGCGATCTTCATCACGCCGGGCTACAAGCTGAAGGCGGTCGACGGGCTCATGACCAATTTCCACCTGCCCAAATCGACCCTGATGATGCTGGTCAGCGCGCTGATGGGGCGCGAGCGCATGATGGCCGCCTATGCCCATGCCATCGCCAACGAATACCGCTTCTATTCCTATGGTGACTCCTCGCTGCTGCTCCCGTAA
- the coaD gene encoding pantetheine-phosphate adenylyltransferase codes for MSRRVGIYPGTFDPITLGHADIIRRGAKLVDWLIIGVTTNPSKNPMFSTEERFRMVEREVANMGLGNVEVVGFNALLVKFAQKQGASVIIRGLRAVADFEYEYQMAGMNQQLDDDIETVFLMADVSLQPIASKLVKEIAIYGGDIARFVSPPVREEVVARVREQGLKGDY; via the coding sequence ATGAGCCGCCGCGTCGGGATCTATCCCGGGACCTTCGACCCCATCACCCTCGGCCATGCCGACATCATCCGGCGCGGCGCCAAGCTGGTCGACTGGCTGATCATCGGCGTCACCACCAATCCCAGCAAGAACCCGATGTTCTCGACCGAGGAGCGCTTCCGCATGGTCGAGCGCGAGGTGGCGAATATGGGGCTCGGCAATGTCGAGGTGGTGGGCTTCAACGCGCTCTTGGTGAAGTTCGCCCAGAAGCAGGGCGCGAGCGTCATCATCCGCGGCCTGCGCGCCGTGGCGGACTTCGAGTACGAATACCAGATGGCCGGCATGAACCAGCAGCTCGACGACGATATCGAGACCGTGTTCCTGATGGCCGACGTCTCATTGCAGCCGATCGCCTCCAAGCTGGTCAAGGAGATCGCAATCTACGGCGGCGACATCGCCAGGTTCGTGAGCCCGCCCGTGCGCGAGGAAGTGGTCGCACGTGTGCGCGAACAGGGGCTGAAGGGCGACTACTGA
- a CDS encoding peptidylprolyl isomerase, translated as MIKAKFAATLAVSLAAFGLLAAPQAAFAQKQKDDTPPVAFGDNADKPDEDEAAPAALRTYAPIEYDPSVDPENVWVLDLSNGQRVKIRLQKDWAPGHVERIKTLTRAGFYDGVIFHRVIEGFMAQGGDPTGTGQGGSELPDLKAEFNPMPHVRGTLSMARAAEEDSANSQFFIVFYPRFSLDKKYTNFGRVIENMEAVDAINRGEPPESPTYILQASLGSDNKAPPAMPAPANDAPISADMLNAPLR; from the coding sequence ATGATCAAAGCCAAGTTCGCCGCCACCCTTGCCGTCTCCCTCGCCGCTTTCGGGCTGCTCGCCGCACCGCAGGCCGCCTTCGCCCAGAAGCAGAAGGACGACACTCCGCCCGTGGCCTTCGGCGACAATGCCGACAAGCCCGACGAGGACGAGGCCGCCCCGGCGGCGCTGCGCACTTATGCGCCGATCGAGTATGATCCGTCGGTCGATCCCGAGAACGTCTGGGTGCTCGACCTGTCGAACGGCCAGCGTGTCAAGATCCGGCTTCAGAAGGACTGGGCGCCCGGCCATGTCGAGCGGATCAAGACCCTGACCCGCGCCGGCTTCTACGACGGGGTGATCTTCCACCGCGTGATCGAGGGCTTCATGGCGCAGGGCGGCGATCCCACCGGCACGGGGCAGGGCGGCAGCGAGCTTCCCGACCTCAAGGCCGAGTTCAATCCCATGCCCCACGTGCGCGGCACCCTGTCGATGGCCCGCGCGGCCGAGGAAGACAGCGCCAACAGCCAGTTCTTCATCGTCTTCTACCCGCGCTTCAGCCTCGACAAGAAATACACCAATTTCGGCCGGGTGATCGAGAACATGGAAGCGGTCGACGCGATCAACCGCGGCGAGCCACCGGAAAGCCCGACCTACATCCTCCAGGCCTCGCTCGGGAGCGACAACAAGGCGCCGCCGGCCATGCCCGCCCCCGCGAACGACGCGCCGATCTCCGCCGACATGCTGAACGCGCCGCTGCGCTAA
- a CDS encoding polyprenyl synthetase family protein, whose amino-acid sequence MLAETTGDVLADAIRRTQSEIDSLFDALLPVPDDTSARLVEAMRYAAIGGGKRVRPLLVCSTAALFGVSRDAALRAGAAIEAIHVYSLIHDDLPCMDNDDLRHGKPTLHKAYDEATAVLAGDALHALAFEILADDATSEDPFTRSELILTLGQASGMNGMAGGQMMDMVADEEGVVYDLRTITRLQQLKTGALLAAAVEMGAILGKVPPAGRTHLRAYARDIGLAFQIADDLLDVEGDAGKAGKALRKDDEQGKQTFVTLLGVERAREQARALVDQAVERLASHGSEADVLRALARYIVERDH is encoded by the coding sequence ATGCTGGCCGAGACCACGGGCGATGTGCTGGCGGACGCGATCAGGCGCACCCAGTCGGAGATCGATTCGCTGTTCGATGCGCTGCTTCCCGTGCCGGATGACACCAGCGCGCGTCTGGTCGAAGCGATGCGCTATGCCGCGATCGGCGGGGGCAAACGGGTGCGCCCGCTGCTGGTGTGCAGCACCGCCGCGCTGTTCGGCGTCTCGCGCGATGCGGCGCTCAGGGCAGGGGCGGCGATCGAGGCGATCCACGTCTATTCGCTGATCCACGATGACCTGCCCTGCATGGACAACGACGACCTCAGGCACGGCAAGCCGACCTTGCACAAGGCCTATGACGAGGCGACCGCGGTGCTCGCGGGCGATGCGCTCCACGCGCTCGCCTTCGAGATTCTCGCCGATGATGCCACGTCCGAGGACCCCTTCACCCGCAGCGAGCTGATCCTGACCCTCGGCCAGGCGAGCGGCATGAACGGCATGGCCGGCGGGCAGATGATGGACATGGTCGCGGACGAGGAGGGCGTGGTCTACGATCTCAGGACGATCACCCGTCTGCAACAGCTCAAGACCGGCGCGCTGCTGGCCGCCGCGGTCGAGATGGGGGCGATCCTCGGCAAGGTTCCCCCGGCGGGCCGCACGCATCTCAGGGCCTACGCCCGCGACATCGGCCTCGCCTTCCAGATCGCCGACGACCTGCTCGACGTTGAGGGCGATGCCGGCAAGGCCGGCAAGGCGCTGCGCAAGGACGACGAACAGGGCAAGCAGACCTTCGTCACCCTGCTGGGGGTGGAGCGCGCCCGCGAGCAGGCACGCGCGCTGGTCGATCAGGCGGTGGAGCGCCTTGCCTCGCACGGCAGCGAGGCCGATGTGCTGCGCGCGCTCGCCCGCTACATCGTCGAACGCGACCACTGA